The window TAATGGAAAAATAAGGGTTTGAAATAGGTTTTTTGTATACTGTACGAGAGAAAAGAAATAAGGGTTATCACTTGGTGAATCTGTCCCCCGTTCGGTTAGAAAATTGTTGGTAGTATAATAGTAAGACTaggttaaatgaaaaataaatatggaCCCTAATTAAAATAACTGAAAGCCTAAAGATTAAAACAAATGAAactaaaaatacaataaataacaaatatttaaataaaagaaattcaaaaacaaataaaactaaaagtgaagtaaataaaaaaaagttagtaagtgggattcgaacccgagaCCTCTCACCTCCAAGTCATACCTTTTTACTAGTTATGCTAACTCATTTATTCGAAACTGAAtgacatttgaaaatatatgaatgtcatacaaatattttttatttaaaagaactAATCGTTTAAAGTAAACCATCGTACgttttaaataaacaaaattaattaatgtcAAGATGTCAGTAACAATGGACCCAAAATCCTTGTAAAGCTtaaaataatgcgggcaaattttggggtatgacaaccggacgaaaaatgcaagagttTTCTCAAGAGGTTGTCATAAAATTGTTAACGTCGACACCGtactacgctcaggcaaatggtcaggtcgaagctgcCAATAAAGTAATAATCAGCCTAATTAAAAAGCATGTAGGAAAGAAACCAAAGAGTTGGCATCAATCACTAGACCAAGCTTTATGGGCATGTAGAACATctctcaaggaagcaaccggcaCCACACCATTTCGACTTACATATGGACATGATGCCGTATTACCAGTCAAAATATACGTCCAATCAGTGAGAATACAGAGACAACATGAAATACCATCCGAAGACTATTGGAGTATGATGACGGAGGAGCTTGTCGATTTGGATGAAGAAAGAATGTTGGCCCTCAATTCGTTAAGAAGACAAAAGGATAAAGTGGCTAGAGTTTACAATAAAAAGGTAAAAAATGAGGTGTTCGCTATTAATGATTTAGTTTGGGAAGTGATATTACCTATGGACAAAAATGATAGGGTTTTAGGAAAATGGTCACCAAATTGGGAAGGATTGTTTAAGGTAATACAAGTCTTTACCAACAATGCTTATGAGTTAGAGGAACTATCCCCGGATCGACGGGTTATCAAGGTAAATGGTAAGTACTTAAAGGGGTATAAACCTACCCTTCAGCAATTCACCATTTCGACGACGTAGATAGAAAGTCGAAACAGAGCTagataaaagtattaaaaaactaGCAAATGAAaccaattgtaaaaaaaaaatacaaaaaaagttGGTCCGAAAaccattgtaaaaaaaaaatacaaaaaaagttACATCAAAATAAAACCATACGCAGATGGTCTCAACAAGATCATAAGTGGCCATAT of the Vicia villosa cultivar HV-30 ecotype Madison, WI unplaced genomic scaffold, Vvil1.0 ctg.000774F_1_1, whole genome shotgun sequence genome contains:
- the LOC131631097 gene encoding uncharacterized protein LOC131631097; this translates as MQEFSQEVVIKLLTSTPYYAQANGQVEAANKVIISLIKKHVGKKPKSWHQSLDQALWACRTSLKEATGTTPFRLTYGHDAVLPVKIYVQSVRIQRQHEIPSEDYWSMMTEELVDLDEERMLALNSLRRQKDKVARVYNKKVKNEVFAINDLVWEVILPMDKNDRVLGKWSPNWEGLFKVIQVFTNNAYELEELSPDRRVIKVNGKYLKGYKPTLQQFTISTT